The DNA segment ACAAAGGTGAATCATATGGCAGTTGAATTTGGTGAATACAAAGGACATAAGCTAATCAAGCTGAAAAGGGATGAAAATGACGCAATGCCGTTTAGCTTTGGAAAAAGCAAGGCAAGGCTTATAGTAGAAAATTTTGAGGAAATTAAAAAGTTTGCAGAGGAGCAGTAGATGGGTGCAGGGGGCAGCATAACAAGAATCCGGGCACTCTTGCCAGTGATGGCAATTCTTATTGCATTGCTTATGCCTGGTTGCGCAGTCAGGGAAATCCCACCTGCCTTTAACTCCGGCATTTCAGGCAATCAAACAGGCATCAATGAACCAGTGTTTCGTAATGTTTCACCTGGCAATCGGCTTGGGGGAGGTACGGCAGACTCTGGTTTAAATCAAATCTGCTCATCCGATTCTGACTGCACCTTATTCATTTGTTCAGGCTGCTACAACAAAGAATGGGCCAGAACTGCGCCGCCTGATTTGGCTTGTGTCAGATACTCTGGTTATGCCTGCAGATGCATTGGGGGCAAATGCATCGAAACAAAGTGATTGATTGGCAGGAAAACCGGCAATTTCGTCAAAGCCAAAATCCGAGCTTGCAACCTTTGCCGCAGGCTGCTTTTGGGGCGTCGAGGAAACCTTTAGACAGTTGACAGGAGTGCTTTCAACATATGTTGGCTATACTGGAGGAAACTTTGAAAATCCGACCTACAAGGATGTCTGCACTGACAAAACTGGCCATGTCGAAGCTGTGCAAATCGAGTTTGACCCAAAGCTTGTAACCTTTGAAAAGCTGCTTGATATTTTTTGGTCAAGCCACAACCCGACAACCCCAAACCAACAAGGTCCTGATTACGGTTCGCAGTACAGGTCTGCCATATTCTTCCATTCCAAAAAGCAACAGCAATCAGCACTCAAATCAATGAACGGGCTTGAGCGATCTGGAAAGTGGGAAGGGCGAAAGATTGTCACCCAAATTGTCCCTGCATCAAAATTTTTCAAGGCAGAAGAGCACCATCAAAAATACTTGATGAAAAAGGGGCTCTCAAGCTGCCATTTTTGAAGAGTAAACCAAATCAATTCAGACAATCGTAAGCGGTCTGCAAGTTGCGTGTAATAACTCTCTTAAATCTACCCAATCTTATCCATGGGCATTGATAACTTGCGGGGTGTAGAAATGAAAAGAATATTGTTGCTGGTTGGAATGCTTGCGCTTCTGGTGCTTGGCTGCACTGGAAATGACGGAACAGGGCAAAACGCCAACAAAATCGGAGATGGGGGTTCGCAGGTCACCTTGCCGCCATCCCCGCCCCCTTCTGCCCCCCAGACTGTGCCCGGTTCGGATGCATCTGATATGGGAGTTGTAAAAGAATTCACCCTTGAGGCAAGCAACTGGAAGTTTGAACCTGAAACTATCGTTGTAAATCAGGGTGACAGGGTGAAAATAACCCTTATGAACAAGGACGTGTCGCATGGCATTGGCATCCGCGAGTTTGACTTCAGCCTCAAAGCAGAAGCCGGGCGGAGCGCAACAGGTGAATTTGTGGCAAG comes from the Candidatus Parvarchaeota archaeon genome and includes:
- the msrA gene encoding peptide-methionine (S)-S-oxide reductase MsrA, giving the protein MSSKPKSELATFAAGCFWGVEETFRQLTGVLSTYVGYTGGNFENPTYKDVCTDKTGHVEAVQIEFDPKLVTFEKLLDIFWSSHNPTTPNQQGPDYGSQYRSAIFFHSKKQQQSALKSMNGLERSGKWEGRKIVTQIVPASKFFKAEEHHQKYLMKKGLSSCHF